In Vagococcus luciliae, one genomic interval encodes:
- a CDS encoding betaine/proline/choline family ABC transporter ATP-binding protein (Members of the family are the ATP-binding subunit of ABC transporters for substrates such as betaine, L-proline or other amino acids, choline, carnitine, etc. The substrate specificity is best determined from the substrate-binding subunit, rather than this subunit, as it interacts with the permease subunit and not with substrate directly.): MIEFQNVSKIYKGNKKAVSDINLSFGDGEFICFIGTSGSGKTTAMRMVNRMIEPTSGKILIDGKDITKENPVDLRRSIGYVIQNIGLLPHMTIRENITLVPKLLKWPEEERDEIAERLITLVELPKEMLDRYPSELSGGQQQRIGVIRALAADQNIILMDEPFGALDPITRDSLQDFVKELQEKMGKTIVFVTHDMDEALKLATKIVVMSHGKVVQCDTPENILRNPANDFVRELIGEERLMHSQQDFITVGEVMMKRAISITPEKSLSQAIRLMREKRVDTLLVVDGNNVLKGFIDVESINDKRGYSTSVGDIMELDVFYIKQTALLRDAIQRILKRGLKYVPVVDDNKKLVGILTRSSLVDMVYDTIWGEEESSADDTPVEKEEA, from the coding sequence TTGATTGAATTTCAAAATGTATCGAAAATTTATAAAGGAAATAAAAAGGCAGTATCTGACATAAATTTATCATTTGGGGATGGTGAATTTATTTGTTTTATCGGAACAAGTGGTAGCGGTAAAACCACTGCAATGCGTATGGTTAATCGTATGATTGAACCAACATCAGGAAAGATTTTAATTGATGGAAAAGATATCACAAAAGAAAATCCTGTTGATTTAAGACGTAGTATTGGATATGTCATCCAAAATATTGGCTTATTACCTCATATGACAATCCGAGAAAATATTACATTGGTACCGAAATTATTAAAATGGCCAGAAGAAGAACGTGATGAAATCGCTGAAAGATTGATTACATTAGTTGAATTGCCAAAAGAAATGTTGGATAGATATCCAAGTGAATTATCTGGAGGTCAACAACAGCGTATCGGTGTTATAAGAGCTTTAGCAGCTGACCAAAATATTATCTTGATGGACGAACCATTTGGAGCACTTGACCCAATTACTCGTGATTCTTTACAAGACTTTGTTAAGGAACTTCAAGAAAAGATGGGTAAGACGATTGTCTTTGTTACTCATGATATGGATGAGGCTTTAAAATTGGCTACAAAGATTGTTGTCATGAGTCACGGTAAAGTTGTTCAATGTGATACCCCAGAAAATATTTTACGAAACCCAGCTAATGATTTCGTTCGTGAGTTGATAGGAGAAGAACGTTTGATGCATAGCCAACAAGATTTTATTACAGTTGGTGAAGTGATGATGAAACGAGCTATTTCCATTACGCCAGAAAAATCATTATCTCAAGCGATTCGTTTGATGCGTGAAAAACGAGTAGATACTTTACTTGTTGTTGACGGAAATAACGTATTAAAGGGATTTATTGATGTGGAATCAATAAATGATAAGCGTGGGTATTCAACTAGCGTTGGAGATATTATGGAACTGGATGTGTTTTACATTAAACAAACAGCTTTACTAAGAGATGCGATTCAACGTATTTTAAAACGTGGGCTTAAATATGTTCCTGTTGTTGATGACAATAAAAAATTAGTTGGCATTTTAACACGTTCTTCTCTAGTGGACATGGTTTATGATACGATTTGGGGAGAAGAGGAATCATCAGCCGATGATACTCCAGTGGAAAAGGAGGAAGCATAA
- a CDS encoding ABC transporter permease → MNTFLLENGNELVVKTIEHIYISGIALLLGIIVAVPLGIALTRTNRLANIIIGLASVLQTIPSLALLTMFIPLFGVGKATAVVALFIYSLLPILRNTYLGIKGVDPNMVDAAKGMGMTDFEQIRLVEIPLALPTIMRGIRLGTVYVIAWATLASYIGGGGLGDLIFSGLNLYKPDLIIGGTIPVVLLALISDFLLGLLEKKLSPKMKEASN, encoded by the coding sequence ATGAATACCTTTTTATTGGAGAATGGAAACGAATTAGTTGTTAAGACAATTGAACATATTTATATTTCAGGCATTGCGCTATTATTAGGGATTATTGTAGCCGTTCCTCTAGGTATTGCATTGACGCGAACCAATAGACTAGCTAATATTATCATTGGCTTGGCTAGTGTATTACAAACGATACCATCTTTAGCTTTACTTACGATGTTTATTCCATTATTTGGTGTAGGAAAAGCAACGGCTGTTGTGGCTCTATTCATTTATTCCCTCTTACCTATTCTAAGAAATACGTATCTGGGCATTAAGGGAGTTGACCCAAATATGGTGGATGCAGCAAAAGGTATGGGAATGACAGATTTTGAGCAAATACGTTTAGTAGAAATTCCACTTGCTTTACCAACTATCATGCGTGGCATTCGTTTAGGGACAGTTTATGTTATCGCTTGGGCAACGCTTGCGTCTTATATTGGTGGTGGAGGACTGGGAGATTTAATTTTTAGTGGTTTGAATCTTTATAAACCAGATTTAATTATAGGTGGTACTATACCAGTTGTTTTACTCGCTTTAATCAGTGATTTTTTATTAGGTTTACTTGAGAAAAAATTGTCTCCAAAGATGAAGGAGGCAAGTAATTAA
- a CDS encoding osmoprotectant ABC transporter substrate-binding protein — translation MKTKRNKLVLFLIVGLLFLTGCELPGLGGGKGDNQTIRVGSLATTENQILANLVKEMIEHYTDDKVVLINNLGTSTVAHNAMVNGDIDISAGRYTGTDLSGTLNLPAEKDPEKAFDIVSEEFNKRYHQTWLPSYGFANTYAFMVSKETAEKYNLKKISDLKNVADQLTAGVDTSWMKRDGDGYKAFSDTYDVDFKKVYPMQIGLVYDAVAAGKMDVVLGYSTDGRIASYDLVVLEDDLRFFPPYDGSIVIDNDVMNKNPKLKEALLKLSGKIDTKTMQRLNYEADNNLLEPETVAKKFLRENNFFEGEK, via the coding sequence ATGAAAACTAAAAGAAATAAACTAGTATTATTTTTAATTGTTGGACTATTATTTTTGACTGGATGTGAATTACCTGGTTTAGGTGGAGGAAAAGGTGATAATCAAACCATTCGTGTTGGTTCCTTAGCGACTACTGAAAACCAAATTTTAGCTAATTTGGTCAAAGAAATGATTGAACATTATACAGATGATAAGGTCGTTCTTATCAATAATTTGGGAACAAGTACAGTGGCACACAATGCGATGGTGAATGGAGATATTGATATTTCTGCAGGTCGCTATACAGGGACAGATTTAAGTGGAACATTAAATTTGCCCGCTGAAAAAGATCCAGAAAAAGCGTTTGATATTGTTTCAGAAGAATTTAACAAGCGATATCATCAAACATGGTTACCTTCTTATGGATTCGCTAATACTTATGCTTTTATGGTATCAAAAGAAACAGCTGAAAAATATAATTTGAAAAAAATTAGTGATTTGAAGAATGTAGCCGATCAATTAACAGCTGGTGTTGATACTTCTTGGATGAAGCGTGATGGAGATGGTTACAAAGCATTTTCTGATACTTATGATGTTGATTTTAAAAAAGTTTATCCTATGCAAATTGGTCTTGTGTATGATGCAGTTGCTGCTGGTAAGATGGATGTTGTCTTAGGGTACTCTACAGATGGACGTATCGCAAGTTATGATTTAGTTGTGTTAGAAGATGATTTGAGATTCTTTCCACCTTATGATGGTAGTATTGTGATTGATAATGATGTGATGAATAAAAATCCAAAATTAAAAGAAGCATTGCTTAAATTGTCTGGGAAAATAGATACAAAGACCATGCAAAGACTCAATTACGAAGCAGATAATAATCTATTAGAACCTGAAACAGTCGCAAAAAAATTTTTACGAGAAAATAACTTTTTTGAGGGGGAAAAATAA
- a CDS encoding ABC transporter permease: protein MQDMNIMQQFFYYLQNNSGYVLSQFVRHFLISIYGVFFAAIVGIPIGIFIAKKKHLADWVIGAANVIQTVPSLAMVSLLMLAFGLGVNTVIITVFLYSLLPIISNTYTGMTQVDKDILDAGKGMGMTSFQRLWMIELPLSISVLMAGIRNALVVAIGITAIGSFVGAGGLGDIIIRGTNATDGTAIILVGALPTALMAIVTDWVLGLVEKRLDPAGKLVGASTAVEGKDTP, encoded by the coding sequence ATGCAAGATATGAATATAATGCAACAGTTCTTTTATTATTTACAAAACAATAGTGGTTATGTTCTCTCTCAATTTGTTAGACATTTTCTTATTTCAATTTACGGTGTCTTTTTTGCGGCAATTGTGGGTATCCCTATTGGAATTTTTATTGCAAAAAAGAAACATTTAGCTGATTGGGTGATTGGAGCTGCCAATGTTATTCAAACTGTTCCATCACTGGCAATGGTCTCTTTATTAATGCTTGCCTTTGGTTTAGGGGTGAATACGGTTATTATTACGGTATTTTTATATTCTCTCTTACCAATTATTTCTAATACTTATACAGGCATGACACAAGTCGATAAAGACATACTTGATGCAGGAAAAGGAATGGGAATGACGTCTTTCCAACGTTTATGGATGATTGAATTGCCATTGTCTATTTCTGTCTTGATGGCAGGAATTAGAAATGCCCTTGTCGTAGCAATAGGTATTACAGCAATTGGATCATTTGTTGGAGCTGGTGGTTTAGGAGATATTATTATCCGTGGAACAAACGCGACTGATGGAACGGCTATTATTTTGGTTGGGGCATTACCAACAGCTTTAATGGCGATTGTCACAGATTGGGTACTAGGATTGGTGGAAAAACGACTGGATCCAGCTGGAAAACTAGTTGGTGCGTCAACGGCAGTAGAAGGAAAAGACACACCATAA
- a CDS encoding pyridoxal phosphate-dependent aminotransferase — MRQFKKSSKLDYVSYDVRGPVLEEADRMTARGIDVLKLNTGNPAAFGFKAPDEIIHDLITNARESEGYSDSKGIFSARKAIQQYCQLKKIPNVTINDIYTGNGVSELITLSMQALIDNGDEVLVPMPDYPLWTAAITLSGGRAVHYVCDEQADWYPDIDDIKSKITPKTKGIVLINPNNPTGALYPKELLLEIVKVAREHELIIYSDEIYDRLVMDGLEHVSIASLAPDLCVVTFNGLSKSHRVAGFRCGWMVISGEKKHVQGYIEGINMLASMRLCSNVLSQQIIQTALGGHQSVDQLLLPGGRIYEQREFITEALNAIPGITVKKPQAAFYIFPKLDIQKFNIRDDEKFVLDFLHEHQILLVHGKGFNMSTPDHFRIVYLPEMEELKKATLSLETFLSTYRQK, encoded by the coding sequence GTGAGACAATTTAAAAAATCGTCAAAATTAGATTATGTTAGCTATGATGTAAGAGGTCCTGTATTAGAAGAGGCAGATAGAATGACAGCTAGAGGGATTGATGTATTAAAATTAAATACTGGAAATCCTGCTGCGTTTGGCTTTAAAGCTCCTGATGAAATTATTCATGATTTAATAACCAATGCTAGAGAATCTGAAGGCTATTCAGATTCAAAGGGAATTTTTTCGGCACGAAAAGCGATTCAACAATACTGCCAATTAAAAAAAATACCAAATGTTACGATTAATGACATCTATACTGGAAATGGTGTTAGTGAATTAATTACATTATCTATGCAAGCCTTGATTGATAATGGTGATGAAGTGCTTGTTCCAATGCCAGATTATCCATTATGGACAGCAGCGATTACTTTATCAGGAGGTCGAGCTGTACATTACGTATGTGATGAACAGGCTGATTGGTATCCTGATATTGATGATATAAAAAGCAAAATTACGCCAAAAACTAAAGGGATTGTGTTGATTAATCCTAATAATCCAACTGGAGCTCTTTATCCAAAAGAGTTATTATTAGAAATTGTAAAAGTAGCAAGAGAACATGAACTAATTATTTATTCAGATGAAATTTACGACCGATTAGTGATGGATGGTTTAGAGCATGTATCTATTGCTAGTTTGGCTCCTGATTTATGCGTTGTAACGTTTAATGGGTTATCTAAATCTCATCGTGTTGCTGGATTTCGATGTGGTTGGATGGTCATTAGTGGTGAGAAGAAACATGTTCAAGGATATATTGAAGGAATCAACATGTTAGCTTCCATGCGACTTTGTTCAAATGTATTATCTCAGCAAATTATTCAGACTGCTTTAGGTGGTCATCAAAGTGTGGACCAATTACTATTACCTGGTGGTCGAATTTATGAGCAACGTGAGTTTATTACGGAGGCTTTGAATGCCATTCCTGGTATAACAGTAAAAAAACCACAAGCAGCCTTTTACATTTTCCCAAAACTAGATATACAAAAATTTAATATCCGCGATGATGAAAAATTTGTGTTAGATTTTTTACATGAACATCAAATTTTATTGGTTCATGGAAAAGGATTTAATATGTCTACTCCAGATCATTTTAGAATTGTTTATTTACCGGAAATGGAAGAACTAAAAAAAGCAACGTTGAGTTTAGAAACATTTTTATCGACATACAGACAGAAATAA
- a CDS encoding DUF2187 domain-containing protein yields MDTKEKVFFKWQGGRYEGIIEKEYENSVLIEVNNPDDELKDKYLGRIVVSKKEIKKK; encoded by the coding sequence ATGGATACTAAAGAAAAAGTGTTCTTTAAATGGCAAGGTGGACGCTATGAAGGCATCATTGAAAAAGAATATGAGAATTCTGTTTTAATTGAAGTCAATAATCCCGATGATGAATTAAAAGATAAGTATTTAGGTCGAATCGTCGTGAGTAAAAAAGAGATTAAAAAGAAATAA
- the nagA gene encoding N-acetylglucosamine-6-phosphate deacetylase encodes MKKVIYADKFFLASGEVGPGYLEINDHVFGNVTKESPNEYDELIDLSGKWVAPGLVDTHIHGFKNHDVMDNDADGLKVMSEALLSCGVTSFLPTTLTSDHKRLKEVATTIGKVKNQVDGAKIQGIYFEGPFFTEEHKGAQNPGYFSDPSIEVFHEWQDASGGMIKKIALAPEREGVKEFVRQVTNEGVVVSLGHSNATLAQAKEVVESGASVFVHTYNGMRGLNHREPGMVGAALSLEHVFSELICDGHHVHPAAAEILMDSTGRDHVALITDCMMAGGMPDGEYMLGEFKVTVKDGTARMQEGNLAGSILKLKEAVKNVVEWGIATPSEAIMMASYVPAVSCKIDDVCGMIKPGRAADFIVLDKSLNLEATYLDGECRYEVQ; translated from the coding sequence ATGAAAAAAGTAATCTACGCTGATAAATTTTTTTTGGCAAGTGGAGAAGTCGGACCAGGCTATTTGGAAATAAATGATCATGTTTTTGGAAACGTTACAAAAGAGAGCCCTAATGAGTATGATGAGTTAATTGATTTATCTGGTAAATGGGTAGCACCAGGACTGGTAGATACTCATATTCATGGTTTTAAGAACCATGATGTCATGGATAACGATGCTGACGGATTAAAAGTCATGTCAGAAGCCCTTTTATCATGCGGAGTGACTTCTTTTTTACCAACAACATTGACGTCTGATCACAAGAGATTAAAAGAAGTGGCGACAACAATTGGTAAAGTAAAAAATCAAGTCGATGGAGCTAAAATCCAAGGGATTTATTTTGAAGGTCCGTTTTTCACGGAAGAACATAAAGGAGCTCAAAATCCTGGTTACTTTTCAGACCCAAGTATTGAAGTATTTCATGAATGGCAAGACGCTTCTGGTGGCATGATTAAAAAAATAGCATTGGCTCCTGAAAGAGAAGGCGTAAAAGAATTTGTTCGACAAGTGACAAATGAAGGAGTTGTTGTGTCTCTTGGTCACAGTAATGCCACACTTGCTCAAGCTAAAGAAGTAGTTGAGTCAGGTGCAAGTGTCTTTGTTCATACTTATAATGGTATGCGCGGTTTAAATCACCGAGAGCCAGGAATGGTAGGAGCAGCCCTTAGTTTGGAACATGTTTTTTCAGAATTGATTTGTGATGGCCATCATGTTCATCCTGCAGCTGCTGAAATTTTAATGGATTCAACTGGTCGAGATCATGTGGCACTAATCACTGATTGTATGATGGCTGGAGGAATGCCTGATGGAGAATATATGTTGGGTGAATTTAAAGTGACGGTTAAAGATGGCACTGCCAGAATGCAAGAGGGAAATCTAGCTGGTAGTATTTTGAAATTAAAAGAAGCTGTTAAAAACGTGGTAGAGTGGGGGATTGCGACACCTTCTGAAGCCATTATGATGGCAAGTTATGTTCCCGCTGTTAGTTGTAAAATAGATGACGTATGTGGCATGATTAAGCCAGGTCGTGCGGCTGACTTTATTGTTTTAGACAAATCATTAAATTTAGAAGCAACTTATCTAGACGGTGAATGCCGTTATGAAGTACAATAA
- a CDS encoding M24 family metallopeptidase → MNKERMNRVLQEMERQQLPQLIVSDQASITYLTGQSIDPGERLVALIIREDGHHVAVINRLFPVSEESLGMPIIFVDDTDKGMGVLTLAKELDSNKPIAVEKNWAAHFLLDIMKELDAPISQYTLSSNVIDKVRAVKTEEEIEKMLEVSHDNDLAMNQLIGLIPEELTELNMTERLEKIYHKLGNDGFSFEPIVAYGANGADPHHMNDDSKVKPGDSIILDIGGVKNGYCSDMTRTVFYKEVSDKSRDVYETVLEANKRAIETVKPGVRLCDIDAAARDYIDSKGYGEYFTHRTGHFIGTEVHEAGDVSASNTDIVEEGMIFSIEPGIYISGEVGVRIEDLVVVTKDGCKILNEYPKELIVID, encoded by the coding sequence ATGAATAAAGAACGAATGAACCGTGTGTTACAAGAGATGGAACGACAACAGTTACCCCAATTAATCGTATCGGATCAGGCATCAATTACCTACTTGACAGGACAATCCATTGATCCAGGAGAACGTTTAGTTGCTTTAATTATTAGAGAAGATGGCCACCATGTAGCTGTGATAAACAGATTGTTTCCTGTTTCTGAAGAATCATTAGGAATGCCAATTATTTTTGTTGATGATACTGATAAAGGAATGGGTGTTTTAACATTAGCTAAAGAACTAGATTCTAACAAACCAATAGCAGTTGAAAAAAATTGGGCAGCTCATTTTTTATTAGATATTATGAAAGAATTAGATGCACCAATTAGTCAATATACGTTAAGTTCCAATGTCATTGATAAAGTGAGAGCAGTTAAAACTGAAGAAGAAATAGAAAAAATGTTAGAAGTCTCTCATGATAATGATTTGGCAATGAATCAATTAATTGGTTTAATTCCAGAAGAATTAACTGAATTAAACATGACGGAACGATTAGAAAAAATTTATCATAAATTAGGTAATGACGGCTTCTCATTTGAACCAATTGTTGCTTATGGTGCTAATGGAGCTGATCCGCATCATATGAATGACGATTCAAAGGTAAAACCTGGTGATAGCATTATTTTAGATATCGGTGGTGTGAAAAATGGCTATTGTTCTGATATGACGCGAACTGTTTTTTATAAAGAGGTATCTGATAAAAGCCGTGATGTATACGAAACGGTACTTGAAGCAAATAAGCGAGCAATTGAAACAGTTAAACCTGGCGTTCGTTTATGCGATATTGACGCAGCGGCAAGAGATTATATTGACTCAAAAGGATATGGCGAGTACTTTACTCATAGGACAGGACATTTTATCGGTACAGAGGTACATGAGGCTGGAGATGTGTCAGCAAGTAATACAGATATAGTTGAAGAAGGAATGATTTTCTCAATTGAACCTGGTATTTATATTTCTGGAGAAGTTGGTGTTCGAATTGAAGATTTAGTTGTCGTAACAAAAGATGGCTGTAAGATTTTAAATGAGTATCCAAAAGAATTAATTGTAATAGATTAA